The window AGCCGTGGCGCAGGGCCCAACGGGCCCCCTCCGCCAGCACCTCGTCCAGCTGCCGGGCGGTCAGGGGCACATGGCCCTCCGAGCCCACCCCGCTGGGACAGTTGTGGTAGATCCGGGTGGCCAGCTCCGCCAGATGGGGCGCGATCTGTTCCTCGGTCAGGTTGGTCGCCAGCAGACGAACGCCGCAATTCGAAACCACAAAACCATTGGCGACGAAGTTATGGTCTTCATGCAAAACCGTGAAGTCATACACTTCGCCCTTGTAATCCTCTACCCGCTCAATGCGATCGATTTCCTCCCACACTATACCGGACCGCCCGAGCCCTTCTGTCGCCTGCTTCATGTAAGTGGGGAAGTCTGGGAAATCCCGCGGAAGCCCAGCTCCCTTCGGTTGCGCTTCCCACATGGATCGTGTTACGAAACGGGTGTTCACCGGGATCGAGGCGGCTTCCAGCACCGCCTGAACCGGCTGCCCTTGGCGATAGGCTTCCGCGATGGCGCGGCGCAGAGCTTGCCGGGCCTGACGAACAGTCTGTTTCCGCTTCAGGTATTGGGCGCTGACCAGGCTCAGGAACCGACGTTCCATGTTGTATTCAACGCCGACTCGCGTAAACAACCGAATCAGATTCTCTGTATCCCCTGAGATCAACAAGCGGAGAATTCGAGAGCGCGAGCCATCGCTTCGCAGAAGCGCCCGCTTTTCGACATAGATCCCGTTGGTTCGAACCCCGAAGCGCTCCAACATCTCCGCGATATCCGCCAGAAACCGATATCCCTCCGCAAGGTGATGTTCGGCGCAGGCGATGGTCAGGACAGGTCGCCGCATCTTGATGGCGGACCGGCCATGCAGAGCCGGTGCCGGAAGTTCTGCTCCGAAGAAAGCGGCGAGGAAGAGTCGCTGTTGCCAGAGGGGGGCTCGCTTCAACCACTCCGGGATGCGTCCGCCGTGCTCCGTCTTGGAGCCCAGGGGCAATCCCATCGCGGCCAGGAGGGCCACCAGCCCGGTGGAGTTTACTTCCAGCTCTCCTGTGGCCCCCACCGTCTCATAGACCTGATAAGGGGTTCGGATAACCACCTTTCGGCGTCGAGAGCGGAGGTAACCTCCGTATCCCAGGCGGTGGAGATCGTCCAGGATCTGTGCGAGATCCTCCTCCTTTCCATATAGGACCAACACCCCCTCTTTTCGACGGCGCATGAACCCAGCGGTTCCATCGCCCCATGCGTAGCCCAGGAGTTTCAGCAAATACGGGAGAGCGGGGGATGTGTAACGCAGAGGCAACAGCCCCCTGCGCTGAAGGCCTGTAATGGCCTTAGTGATCCCACCTCGCTGGTTGTCTTTGCCAGCCTCCTGTAGGATGCGTTCTACATCCGGGATATCCACGATCACTTCATCCGGGGGATCTTCATAGGGGACGCCTTCGAAGGGCAGGAAAGCAATCCGATCCCCCGGCTGCAGCTCGTCCACCGGACGCATTCCCTCCGGGGTCAGGAAGGGGTGATCTCCGGTGGCGATGATCTCGTCCCCGGAGCGGGTGAGCACCCGGTAGAGCACCGGATCCGCTGGCCGATGCAGGAAGCGGATGATCGGTGTCGAATCCAGGCAGGTTGAACGGGTGTTGTAGCAGATCAGCTCCGCACGGGACCAGTCCTGAGCGAGCTCTTGGATCGCCCGCGTATATCCGAAGCGGTGGAGGATGCGGGCATCTCCAGTCAAGCAGTTGATGTCATATCCGATGGCTCCCGGCGAGATGATCCCCCCGGGGACTTTGCTGGCCATCACCCCTCCAATGGGGAACCCGTAGCCCATATGCACGTCCGGCATGACCACCACAGCCCCCACCAGGCCGGGTAGCGAGGCCGCGTTCACCGCCTGGTGGACCGAAAGGTCCCCCAGGGCATCCTCCAGCAGCTCCTCGTCCGCGTAGATGCGAACGGGGACGTTCATCCGCGGGTCAAAGGACGTGGGCAGCTCCCAAAGATACTCATTGATCCGACGGAAATCCTGCTTGCGAATCTCCCGAGCCATCTCTCACCCCCTCTATTCCATCCCGCTGCCGGAACGCAGGGCGCCTCCGGGCATTGTGTTCACACGTCGAACACCAGCTCCACCACGTAGAGGCCGTCCTCCTGCCGAATGGCCACGTTGTGATACGTGACCGCCTTAATATATTTT is drawn from Thermoflexus hugenholtzii and contains these coding sequences:
- a CDS encoding intein-containing RctB family protein; amino-acid sequence: MAREIRKQDFRRINEYLWELPTSFDPRMNVPVRIYADEELLEDALGDLSVHQAVNAASLPGLVGAVVVMPDVHMGYGFPIGGVMASKVPGGIISPGAIGYDINCLTGDARILHRFGYTRAIQELAQDWSRAELICYNTRSTCLDSTPIIRFLHRPADPVLYRVLTRSGDEIIATGDHPFLTPEGMRPVDELQPGDRIAFLPFEGVPYEDPPDEVIVDIPDVERILQEAGKDNQRGGITKAITGLQRRGLLPLRYTSPALPYLLKLLGYAWGDGTAGFMRRRKEGVLVLYGKEEDLAQILDDLHRLGYGGYLRSRRRKVVIRTPYQVYETVGATGELEVNSTGLVALLAAMGLPLGSKTEHGGRIPEWLKRAPLWQQRLFLAAFFGAELPAPALHGRSAIKMRRPVLTIACAEHHLAEGYRFLADIAEMLERFGVRTNGIYVEKRALLRSDGSRSRILRLLISGDTENLIRLFTRVGVEYNMERRFLSLVSAQYLKRKQTVRQARQALRRAIAEAYRQGQPVQAVLEAASIPVNTRFVTRSMWEAQPKGAGLPRDFPDFPTYMKQATEGLGRSGIVWEEIDRIERVEDYKGEVYDFTVLHEDHNFVANGFVVSNCGVRLLATNLTEEQIAPHLAELATRIYHNCPSGVGSEGHVPLTARQLDEVLAEGARWALRHGYARPEDLECTEEFGCMPNADPDKATPKAKERGKDQLGTLGAGNHFIEVDVVDEIFDPVAAERMGLFKGQVAVQIHCGSRGFGHQICTDYLQRFERVIHKYGIKLPDKELMCAPIDSPEGQDYIKAMACAANFAFCNRQILAHYIRKSFEEVLKPRGIAHDVWQVYDIAHNMGKIETHEIDSQRMTVCVHRKGATRAWGPGSPGLPKKYADIGQPVLIPGSMGTASYVLLGTPGSMAQTFGSTCHGAGRVMSRAQAKREIRGEKLKAELESQGIVVRAGSMAGLAEEAPRAYKDVSRVVEVVHHAGIAKKVARLRPIAVIKG